The proteins below come from a single Candidatus Hydrogenedentota bacterium genomic window:
- a CDS encoding oxidoreductase yields MAAAHKPKLAVWKFASCDGCQLSLLDCEDELLAVADAVEIAYFPEATRAVVKGPYDVSLVEGSITTSHDAERIQKIRKQSKCVITIGACATSGGIQALRNFADVAEYTKYVYASPGYISTLAASTPISSHIYVDFELQGCPINKLQLVEVLNAFLHGHKPNVASHSLCIECKRRGIPCVMVAQGIPCMGPVTHAGCGSICPSYNRGCYSCYGPMETPNTASLAAWFGKLGTDRADVVRKFRTFYAGKDAYRKESERHEQR; encoded by the coding sequence ATGGCCGCCGCGCATAAACCGAAACTTGCCGTGTGGAAGTTCGCGTCGTGCGACGGGTGCCAACTCAGCCTCCTCGATTGCGAGGACGAGCTGCTCGCCGTAGCGGACGCCGTCGAAATCGCCTATTTCCCCGAAGCGACGCGCGCCGTCGTCAAAGGCCCCTATGACGTGTCGCTCGTCGAAGGATCGATTACCACCTCGCACGACGCGGAGCGTATCCAAAAAATCCGCAAACAATCGAAGTGCGTGATCACGATCGGCGCTTGCGCCACGTCCGGCGGAATTCAGGCGCTGCGCAATTTTGCGGACGTCGCGGAGTACACGAAATACGTCTACGCCTCGCCGGGGTACATCAGCACGCTCGCAGCCTCCACTCCCATCAGCAGCCACATCTACGTCGACTTCGAGTTGCAGGGGTGCCCCATCAATAAGTTGCAGTTGGTGGAGGTGCTCAATGCGTTCCTGCATGGGCACAAACCCAATGTCGCGTCGCACAGCCTCTGCATCGAGTGCAAACGCCGCGGTATTCCCTGCGTGATGGTTGCGCAAGGGATCCCCTGCATGGGGCCCGTCACCCACGCGGGCTGCGGCTCGATCTGCCCGTCGTACAATCGCGGGTGCTACAGTTGCTACGGCCCGATGGAAACGCCGAACACCGCGTCGCTCGCGGCATGGTTCGGCAAGCTCGGCACGGACCGCGCGGACGTGGTGCGGAAATTCCGCACCTTTTATGCGGGCAAAGACGCGTACCGGAAGGAAAGCGAGCGCCATGAGCAACGCTAA
- a CDS encoding Ni/Fe hydrogenase subunit alpha codes for MSNAKKSRTIKVDYMARVEGEGALFLKIRDGKVSDVKLKIFEPPRFFEAFLRGRKWTEAPDITARICGICPIAYQSSSISAMESIVGAKIDGPIRELRRLVYCGEWIESHVLHMAMLHAPDFLGYEDAIQMAKDHPDVVKNALRLKKIGNELMTVVGGREIHPINLRVGGFYRTPTKKQLLAMRDDLLWACDASVALTKLVSTFEFPDFERDYEFVAMRHPGEYPLWEGRLVSNRGLDIPIEDFFKHFEEEHVKHSTSLHSFVKLRGAYHVGPLARFNLNFDRLTPRCRELAQEIGVTPPCTNPFKSIVVRGFETLYACEESLRIIESYEEPEKPFIELAPRAGRGHGCSEAPRGICYHTYAIDDNGVITDARIAPPTAQNQRTMEEDLAAFVPRHADLPDDKLTWRCEQAVRNYDPCISCSCHFLRLHVDRD; via the coding sequence ATGAGCAACGCTAAAAAGTCGCGCACCATAAAAGTCGACTACATGGCGCGGGTCGAAGGCGAAGGCGCCCTATTTCTCAAGATTCGAGACGGCAAAGTCTCTGACGTCAAGCTGAAAATCTTCGAACCGCCCCGGTTCTTCGAGGCGTTCCTGCGAGGCCGAAAGTGGACCGAAGCTCCGGACATCACAGCGCGCATCTGCGGCATTTGTCCCATCGCGTACCAGTCCAGCTCCATCAGCGCGATGGAGTCCATCGTTGGCGCGAAGATCGACGGGCCCATCCGCGAACTGCGCCGTCTTGTCTATTGCGGTGAATGGATTGAAAGCCACGTACTCCACATGGCGATGCTTCACGCGCCCGACTTTCTCGGCTACGAAGACGCCATCCAGATGGCAAAAGACCACCCCGATGTCGTCAAGAACGCGTTGCGCCTCAAGAAGATTGGCAATGAACTGATGACGGTCGTTGGCGGCCGCGAAATCCATCCGATCAACCTTCGCGTCGGCGGCTTCTACAGGACGCCAACGAAGAAACAGTTGCTCGCCATGCGCGACGACCTCCTCTGGGCTTGTGACGCGTCGGTGGCGCTTACAAAGCTGGTTTCGACCTTCGAGTTTCCGGACTTTGAACGCGACTACGAGTTCGTCGCGATGCGCCACCCCGGCGAATACCCGCTCTGGGAAGGGCGGCTTGTCTCGAACAGGGGCCTCGATATTCCGATTGAGGACTTCTTCAAGCATTTCGAGGAAGAGCACGTCAAGCACTCGACTTCGCTGCATTCGTTCGTCAAGCTGCGCGGCGCGTACCACGTCGGACCGCTTGCGCGCTTCAATCTCAACTTTGACCGGCTCACACCGCGCTGCCGGGAGCTCGCGCAGGAAATTGGCGTGACGCCACCGTGTACGAACCCGTTCAAGAGCATCGTCGTGCGCGGTTTCGAGACCCTGTACGCGTGCGAGGAATCGCTTCGCATCATCGAGTCGTACGAGGAGCCGGAGAAACCGTTCATTGAACTCGCGCCGCGCGCGGGACGCGGTCACGGCTGCAGCGAAGCCCCGCGCGGCATCTGCTATCACACCTACGCAATCGACGACAACGGCGTCATCACCGACGCGCGCATCGCGCCGCCGACTGCGCAGAACCAGCGCACCATGGAGGAAGACCTTGCGGCGTTCGTCCCACGGCATGCCGATCTGCCCGACGACAAACTGACGTGGCGCTGCGAACAGGCCGTCCGCAACTACGATCCGTGCATCTCGTGCTCCTGTCATTTTCTGAGACTGCACGTGGACCGCGACTGA
- a CDS encoding 4Fe-4S dicluster domain-containing protein yields the protein MSQPTTEQTSRGAAILDRADFNSFLDALTKHGYEIIGPTVRDSAIVFGDVRRDTDLPIGVTDEHEGGHYRLKPTGSQALFAYAVGPHSLKNYLYPSRSLLYRVRGSSSDFTVDVPNAERVPRRAYIGVRACELRAMAIQDKVFAEGDYADPGYAARRAGLFIVAVNCGSPAGNCFCSSMGSGPKAEAHFDVALTEVCDDTRHYFVVEYGSAQGKALFDDVPHRGASENERDAAIDVVRGAEARMGKTMDTSGIRDLLYRNAQSPRWEETAKRCLACANCTMVCPTCFCSTVEDTTSLSGDNAERWRVWDSCFTIDFSHIHGGSVRKSGSSRYRQWITHKLASWHDQFDTSGCVGCGRCITWCPVGIDITEEVSALRTAEAGGRAATGG from the coding sequence ATGAGTCAACCCACGACAGAACAAACCTCTCGCGGCGCGGCAATCCTTGATCGCGCGGACTTCAATTCGTTTCTTGACGCCTTGACCAAGCACGGCTATGAGATTATCGGTCCCACCGTGCGCGACAGCGCAATCGTCTTTGGTGATGTTCGGCGCGACACCGACTTGCCCATTGGCGTCACCGACGAACACGAGGGCGGGCACTACCGCCTCAAACCAACGGGCTCGCAGGCGCTTTTCGCATACGCGGTCGGCCCGCACTCGCTCAAGAATTACCTGTATCCATCGCGCTCGCTGCTGTACCGCGTGCGCGGATCGAGTTCCGATTTCACCGTCGACGTTCCAAACGCGGAACGCGTTCCGCGCCGCGCGTACATCGGCGTGCGCGCGTGCGAACTACGCGCGATGGCGATTCAGGACAAAGTCTTTGCGGAAGGCGACTACGCCGATCCAGGCTACGCCGCTCGCCGGGCGGGCCTGTTTATCGTCGCGGTGAACTGCGGCTCGCCCGCCGGCAATTGTTTCTGCTCCTCGATGGGCAGCGGTCCGAAGGCGGAAGCGCATTTCGATGTCGCGCTAACCGAAGTGTGCGACGACACCCGCCACTACTTCGTCGTCGAGTACGGCTCCGCGCAGGGTAAGGCCCTGTTCGACGACGTTCCGCATCGCGGCGCAAGCGAGAATGAACGCGACGCGGCCATTGACGTCGTGCGCGGCGCGGAAGCGCGCATGGGAAAGACGATGGACACGTCCGGCATACGGGATTTGCTCTACCGCAATGCGCAAAGCCCGCGCTGGGAAGAAACCGCAAAGCGGTGCCTGGCGTGCGCGAACTGCACGATGGTCTGCCCGACGTGTTTTTGCTCGACCGTCGAGGACACGACGAGCCTTTCCGGCGACAACGCCGAGCGCTGGCGTGTGTGGGACTCGTGCTTCACAATCGACTTCAGCCATATTCACGGCGGCAGCGTGCGCAAGTCCGGGTCGTCGCGATACCGCCAGTGGATCACACACAAGCTCGCGTCGTGGCACGATCAATTTGACACGTCGGGCTGCGTTGGGTGCGGACGCTGCATCACGTGGTGTCCGGTGGGAATCGACATCACCGAGGAGGTGTCGGCCTTGCGGACCGCCGAGGCCGGTGGACGTGCCGCCACAGGGGGATAA
- a CDS encoding hydrogenase maturation nickel metallochaperone HypA, with the protein MHELSIVKRILDVALDISKQNGELPVVRVAIDVGALSQVVPEMMSFAFQAISHGTNAEGAEFDWTEVPVEVLCESCETIFRPGEPVWRCPECGAGGGRVVHGNELVLRSVTLRD; encoded by the coding sequence ATGCACGAACTCAGTATCGTAAAACGCATACTCGATGTGGCCCTCGACATTTCGAAACAGAATGGCGAGTTGCCCGTGGTCCGTGTGGCGATCGACGTTGGCGCGCTGAGCCAGGTCGTTCCCGAAATGATGTCGTTTGCATTCCAGGCGATTAGCCACGGCACGAACGCCGAGGGCGCCGAGTTCGATTGGACGGAAGTCCCCGTCGAAGTGCTGTGCGAGTCGTGCGAAACGATTTTCCGTCCCGGGGAGCCCGTGTGGCGGTGCCCTGAATGCGGCGCGGGCGGCGGCCGCGTCGTGCACGGCAACGAACTCGTCCTGCGCTCGGTGACCTTGCGCGACTAA
- a CDS encoding cyclic nucleotide-binding domain-containing protein has protein sequence MMTKDVKQLLAEHEFVRGMEERHIDLLASFARLKIVREDEYMFREGEDADCCYLIRDGCIAIEVRHPSRGSVTIQTLGANKVVGWSWLSPPYQWKFDGRAVELTRGVCLGSEQLRDACEADHEFGYQFLARLMPVVSERLEATRLQLLDLYAP, from the coding sequence ATGATGACCAAAGACGTAAAGCAGTTGCTCGCCGAACACGAATTCGTCCGCGGCATGGAAGAGCGCCACATCGATCTGCTGGCAAGTTTTGCGCGGCTCAAAATCGTACGCGAGGACGAGTACATGTTTCGCGAGGGTGAAGACGCAGACTGCTGTTACCTCATTCGCGACGGTTGCATCGCGATCGAAGTGCGTCATCCCTCGCGCGGTTCCGTCACCATCCAGACGCTCGGGGCGAATAAGGTGGTCGGCTGGTCGTGGCTATCGCCGCCGTACCAATGGAAGTTCGACGGCCGGGCAGTCGAATTGACGCGTGGCGTATGTCTCGGATCCGAGCAATTGCGGGACGCGTGCGAAGCGGACCACGAATTCGGATACCAGTTCCTTGCGCGGCTCATGCCGGTGGTTTCCGAGCGGCTCGAAGCCACACGTCTACAACTTCTCGATCTGTACGCACCCTAA
- the hypB gene encoding hydrogenase nickel incorporation protein HypB — protein sequence MEIEVIQKVMKVNDEIAGGIRERLRGAGVAAVNLISAPGSGKTSLIESALRALAGRVRVGVLEGDPDTTLDAQRIAVHGVPVVQIQTAGGCHLEANLVSRALDRLPMHDLDLLLIENVGNLVCPVDFDLGETARVAIVSTAEGHDKPAKYPKLFRTTDVVVLNKIDLLPYVDFDETVFAGYIQTINPKARILRTSCRTGEGIDAWTGWLTRAGGVPSSA from the coding sequence ATGGAAATCGAAGTCATCCAAAAGGTAATGAAGGTCAACGACGAAATCGCCGGCGGCATTCGCGAACGCCTGCGTGGCGCCGGCGTGGCCGCGGTCAACCTCATCAGCGCGCCCGGTTCGGGGAAAACGTCGTTAATCGAGTCCGCGTTGCGCGCGCTCGCGGGGCGCGTCCGCGTAGGCGTGCTCGAAGGCGATCCCGACACGACGCTCGACGCGCAACGCATCGCCGTACACGGTGTGCCTGTCGTGCAGATTCAGACCGCCGGCGGTTGCCATCTCGAAGCGAACCTCGTTAGCCGCGCGCTTGACCGCCTGCCGATGCACGATCTGGATTTACTCTTGATCGAGAACGTCGGCAATCTCGTGTGCCCCGTCGATTTCGATCTCGGCGAGACCGCGCGCGTCGCGATTGTCAGTACCGCCGAAGGCCACGACAAACCGGCAAAATATCCCAAGCTTTTCCGGACCACGGATGTTGTCGTACTGAACAAAATCGACTTGCTTCCGTACGTCGATTTCGACGAAACCGTGTTCGCCGGCTACATTCAAACGATCAATCCGAAGGCGCGTATTCTGCGCACGTCCTGCCGCACCGGCGAAGGTATTGACGCGTGGACGGGCTGGCTGACGCGCGCCGGCGGAGTTCCTTCATCGGCGTAG
- a CDS encoding FAD/NAD(P)-binding protein codes for MNTALTDPMLTQPHRIKAVRKETSDTFTFELRRPDPANAKPFKPGQFNMLYIYGVGEVAISISGNPADADTLVHTTRAVGTVTRAMDMLRAGQVIGVRGPYGRSWPIEDAEGQDIVVVTGGIGLAPLRPLLHHVLANRGKYGRLVLLYGARTPNDILYRKELEGWRGRFDMDVLVTVDRSIGGWRGHVGVVTQLVPRAPFDPYNATAFVCGPEIMMKYTIEALVKRGLPTDDVFVSMERNMKCAVGFCGHCQYGPKFVCKDGPVFRYDDVKRLLDIWEV; via the coding sequence ATGAACACCGCGCTCACAGACCCGATGCTGACACAACCGCACCGTATCAAGGCGGTCCGGAAGGAAACGTCCGACACCTTTACGTTCGAGTTGCGTCGTCCCGACCCGGCAAATGCGAAACCGTTCAAGCCGGGGCAGTTCAACATGCTCTACATCTACGGCGTGGGCGAAGTCGCCATCTCGATCAGCGGCAATCCTGCCGACGCGGATACGCTCGTGCACACAACCCGCGCCGTCGGCACCGTCACGCGCGCGATGGACATGCTGCGTGCGGGCCAGGTGATTGGTGTCCGCGGGCCCTACGGGCGCAGTTGGCCCATCGAAGACGCCGAGGGGCAGGACATCGTCGTTGTTACCGGTGGTATCGGGTTGGCTCCGCTACGCCCGCTGCTGCATCACGTACTCGCGAATCGCGGCAAGTACGGGCGCCTTGTCCTTCTCTACGGCGCCCGCACGCCGAACGATATCCTCTATCGCAAGGAACTCGAAGGGTGGCGCGGCCGTTTCGACATGGACGTGCTCGTTACCGTCGACCGATCGATCGGGGGCTGGCGCGGACACGTCGGCGTCGTCACCCAACTCGTCCCCCGCGCCCCGTTCGACCCGTACAATGCGACCGCGTTTGTTTGCGGTCCCGAGATCATGATGAAGTACACCATCGAAGCGCTGGTTAAGCGCGGCCTGCCAACCGACGATGTATTTGTGTCCATGGAACGAAACATGAAATGCGCAGTTGGGTTCTGTGGCCATTGTCAATATGGGCCCAAGTTCGTGTGCAAAGACGGCCCGGTCTTCCGCTACGACGACGTCAAGCGTCTGCTCGATATCTGGGAGGTGTGA
- a CDS encoding hydrogenase maturation protease: MGNNGEQLRMLVIGVGNRLRGDDAAGPRVADNIRSRALPGVHIIDHSGEGASLMEAWQSGETVFLVDAADSGGESGQIYEFAAHERSLPARFFRYSTHAFSVAESIELARVLDRLPARLHVYAIEGRDFGAGGTMSTEVSRAVEVVSDRIEALVLGIAHGSNAESDPCTNSVS, translated from the coding sequence ATGGGCAACAACGGCGAACAGCTTCGCATGCTGGTCATTGGCGTCGGCAACCGCCTGCGCGGCGACGACGCGGCGGGCCCTCGCGTCGCCGATAACATCCGTTCCCGCGCCCTGCCCGGCGTGCACATTATCGACCACAGCGGCGAGGGTGCGTCGCTGATGGAAGCATGGCAATCGGGCGAAACCGTTTTTCTGGTTGACGCGGCGGACTCCGGCGGCGAATCTGGTCAAATCTACGAGTTCGCGGCCCACGAACGATCATTGCCCGCGAGGTTTTTCCGCTACTCGACGCACGCGTTCAGCGTTGCCGAATCGATCGAATTGGCGCGTGTTCTCGATCGCCTACCCGCACGCCTGCACGTGTACGCAATCGAAGGCCGCGATTTTGGCGCCGGCGGTACGATGTCCACGGAGGTTTCGCGCGCCGTCGAAGTAGTTTCGGATAGAATCGAGGCGCTCGTCCTGGGCATCGCGCACGGCAGTAATGCGGAATCGGACCCATGCACGAACTCAGTATCGTAA
- a CDS encoding phytanoyl-CoA dioxygenase family protein: MTTTYPEFRTIHGMAGSLFPVLASKSEAATYKLSDAKVAEFRERGFIKGPRVLDQKQIDALRDGLERIRTGENPRLAELYEIDEAWKNAPEQNVFHFLGAWRIDEAFHDILFHPAITVPVSQLLASPKVRFWHDQVFYKPKRHPGVVAWHQDYSYWTRAVPSRHLTVWIGLDDTTLDNGCIHYVPGSHRWPLLPKLQLLENMDGIKTVLTPDQLEEFKPEPMLLKAGECSIHDSMTLHGSYGNNSDGPRRGVVLNYMHPETRSADGKRPLLLHTPVIPEGAIIEGDDFPVVYDEATL, encoded by the coding sequence ATGACTACGACCTATCCCGAATTCCGCACGATTCACGGCATGGCCGGCTCCCTGTTTCCGGTCCTTGCATCCAAATCCGAGGCGGCAACATACAAATTGAGCGACGCAAAAGTCGCCGAGTTCCGCGAGCGCGGCTTTATCAAGGGCCCGCGCGTGCTCGACCAGAAACAGATCGACGCCCTGCGCGACGGTCTCGAGCGCATTCGCACGGGTGAGAATCCGCGCTTAGCCGAGCTCTACGAAATCGACGAAGCCTGGAAAAACGCGCCGGAACAAAACGTCTTCCACTTCCTCGGCGCATGGCGCATCGACGAAGCGTTTCACGACATCCTGTTTCATCCCGCCATTACGGTACCGGTCAGCCAATTGCTCGCATCTCCGAAAGTGCGGTTCTGGCACGACCAGGTGTTTTACAAACCTAAGCGGCATCCCGGCGTCGTTGCGTGGCACCAGGACTATTCGTACTGGACCCGCGCCGTGCCGTCGCGACATCTCACGGTCTGGATCGGCCTCGACGACACGACTCTGGACAACGGGTGCATCCACTACGTGCCCGGGAGTCACAGGTGGCCGCTGCTCCCAAAACTGCAACTGCTTGAAAACATGGACGGCATCAAGACCGTGCTCACGCCGGACCAACTCGAAGAATTCAAGCCCGAACCGATGTTGCTGAAAGCCGGCGAATGCTCCATCCACGATTCAATGACACTGCACGGCTCGTACGGCAACAACTCCGACGGGCCGCGCCGCGGTGTCGTCTTGAATTACATGCATCCCGAAACGCGCTCAGCCGACGGCAAGCGGCCGCTGTTGTTGCACACTCCCGTAATCCCCGAAGGCGCAATCATCGAGGGCGACGATTTCCCGGTCGTTTACGACGAAGCAACGTTGTGA